Below is a window of Hemiscyllium ocellatum isolate sHemOce1 chromosome 8, sHemOce1.pat.X.cur, whole genome shotgun sequence DNA.
TACTCTAATCAATGGATTTACAAAAATTTTCTATAATTAAATTTATATAGATTCTTTAAGAAAAGCTACTTTTAAATCTGGTGCCATTTTCAGGTTTTGGCAAATGCTTGTCTCAggtgtaaattttttttgttggTTTACAGTATCTGGAACCACAATATTTAGTGTGAAAATTAACAAGCTTTAAAAAGGAATGCAGTATTAATCACCCGAGGTTGGGCAGAAGTAGAGAATGCTTTACTGGATTAACTGCTGTACAGGTTATATATGTGCTCAGTGTTaattaagtcaaatgaaaacatCATTGTCCCTgataggaaaaaaaatcaaatgcacAAGAAAGAtttgctttattttaaaagtaaacagAAGTGCTACCAAACAGTGGCACTAGCCAGTAACCTATGATACAAAGGCCAATTTTATCCAACAGTTGGAGTGCTGACTGCTGCCTAATCACCTGGTTAATATTGTGGACTGTGCAGATAAGGTGACTTAAACTTAGTTGAATTCTAAAGCGACAATTTACAGCAAAACATTCCATCAGGATAATGTTGGTATTGCATTAAAGCAGAAATTGAAATTGGATAACTCATTAAAAATTTATTCTCTTCACAGCTTCAAGTTCAGAGAAACAGAAAATTGCCTCAAGGACGCAGACAAAATAACAAACTCACTGAATCAGCAAGCTGACAAATTTGAGATGTGTGTCCAAATTTAAATTAAAGATGGTGACTTAAAAGACTTCTGCGACTTATGTTGTTTATTTATAAATCTTGCTTTGTAGACGTAGGATGTTTACTCTAGCTTTTCAATTAGAAAAAGTGTGGCCAAACAGAATTTTATTTTACAGACATGTCAATAAAACGCCCAGTAGAGAACTCTAACAGAGTTTCAAGATGTAATCTATCATGATATTCCATTGTTGTTGGTTGAGAAACAACTAAAGGATATTGGTTTGAATTAGGCTGCAATAGGCTGTACTTCAAAGTCCAGCTATTCCTTTCTTCGCTTCTTTCCCTCATGTTCATATTCTTTTGAGCGACCACTTTCAGGCCTCTTTGAGCCACCACCACCATGTTGCTTGGCTTCCTCCAAGAACTTATCCAGACCAAAGGGATCTTCTTCATCTTTCTCGAACTGAACAGGGCCTTCACGACGTTGCCTGCGGTCTGTGCCAGAGAATTCTCTGTCTGGAACAAACCTAAGGAAGAACAACAGTTGAACTGCAAATACTGCCATGCTGAATTACCATACTGTTCAGGAATGCATAGATAAGGTGGGTTAGCTACAGGAAATGCAGGGGTTTGGGGGAAGGGTCATAGAattagaggtgtacagcacagaaacacacccttcagtccaacccgtccatgctgaccaggttttatctaatcccacttgccagcactttccctccaaacctttcgtgttcatgtacccatccagatgccttttaactgtcgcaattatactagcctccaccacttcctctggcagctcattccatacacttaccaccctctgcctgaaaaagttgcctcttgggtctcttatatctttcccctctcgccctaaacatatgccttccagttctggactccctgaccctagggaaaagactctgtcgatttagcctatccatgcccctcacgattttacaaACCTAGAGGGTCATtgctcagcttccgacactccagggaaaacagccccagcctattgaacTCTCCCTATGggtcaaattctccaaccctggcaacatacaagtttcacaacatccttctgataggcagaagaccaggattgcatgcaatattccaaatgttgcctaatcagtatcctgtgcagccgcaataCTAtgatcaataaatgaaagcataccaaatgctgccttcactatcccatctacctgcgactctactttcaaggagctatgaatctgcactacaatgtctctttgtttagcaacactccctggggccttatacacttagtgctaagtcctgctgagatttgctttcccaacatgcactctctgtgtggacttgttgggttgaatggcctgtttccacactaaggattCTGTAAGAAAAACATTCAACTGACAGACTTACCATTCAGTCATGACACTTTCATATACATTAATGCAACTAAAGAATCCTCAATGTGACCATCATTTGAGTTCAACTATATCCCAGAAATATTAGTATAtcttattgcagaaaatattcaGCTAAAACTCTTATTGTCTCTTTCCTTGATGTCTTATTTGAAAGCTCCAACTCTTAAGGGGTGAAGGTTAGCCAACTCAAGAAAACAATCATTCCTAAAAACAGATAGGTTTCTATTATAAGTTATGAACCAATAGCCAAAGGCTGGAAACAGACATTGACTTCTACAAGTATTGGGTTGAAGTATTTAGCCTGTTGCTTAATATTGTTCTGGAACCAGACATTGACAGGTGAGATTAAAAGAATCACACTGATCTTAAAATGGAACTAAAGTTGATACAAACACATTCTTGTACTAAATCATTAAGAAAACAAACTCACCGACTATTTTTCATAAGTGTGTCCAAATCATCACCGTAAGTGTCTTTATCAGCATTCTTGTTTGGTCTGTACACATTTTGGGCCATTTCCTTGCCAGTTCTCCAGGGCTGATCATAAACATTGTAAAGCTCATCTTCTCCTCCAGCAAAGCCACTGTCCATCCCCTGGCAACATAAAACAAGACTTGATCGAAAGAAATTTCTCAGTAGTACTAACCAAACATTAGAAATGAAGATGTTGCTTGATGCTTGAATCATGTTAACTTAAAGAATGCAGTTTTAGGTTTACATGATTTCAGTAATTTCGATGAGATACAATTTGAACCTGAAaaccaaatggattttaaaaaaggcCATTCTTAGTCTTATGAGATTTAATTAACATGTACAGTAGATAATTACTTGACCTCAGTACTAGAAACACAAATGGTCTTAAGACCAGTCATTCCATTCTTAGAGTACATGCATATGGACTCTATGAATCTTCTATAGTCATGTTcttataaagcttttcactgcctTCAagtctttaattttatttttacttaTGGGATTATAGGCATTgcttgctgggccagcatttaatacATATTCCAAGCTGCCCTTGAAGGTTGTGATGAGCTGTCTTTTCGAACTGCTATATCAATTTGATGTAGGCACACCCACCATGCTGTTAGGGCAGCAgtgcaggattttgaccgagcAACAGTGAAGCAATGGCAACAGAATTCCAAGACATGAGAGTAAGTAGCAGAGAGTGGAatatgcagttggtggtgttccatgCATCCAatgtccttgttcttctagatcaCAGGGccgtgggtttgcaaggtgctgttgTAGAAACTTTGGTGAAATTCTACCGTgcatttgtagatggtacacaatgctgcttCTACGCACCAATGGAATAAGTATCTGTGCTATTCtgaacaggctgctttgtcctggatggtgttaaacttTGCGTATTATTGAAGTTGTACTCCTTCAAAAGgcaggagtattccattacatttctgatttgtgccttgtaggtggtgaacAGGATCTGGAAAGCAGAAGGTGAGTTACCTTCACAATGCCCAGCAATTGGCTTGCTTTTGTAGCCACGATATCTATGGCtaattcagttgagtttctggtcaaaagtaaccccccccccaaccagaaTGTTGACAAtgagggattcagcaatggtaatgggTGATTCTCTCAATGGAGATGGTAATTAGCAGCCACTTGTGTAGCATAAATATTAGTTGTCAGTCATTAGTCCAATCCTGGGTATGGTTCAGGTCTTGCTGCcattggacatggactgcttcagtatctgagtgttGAATGGTACTACACATGCCCACTACTGTTCTAATGATAAAGGGAAAGCCACGAATAAGGCAGCTGAAGATTGCTGGGCCTCACTTACTCATGCAGTAATAATCTAGAGCTGACCAACAactgcaaccatcttcctatggaCGAAGTATGACACCAATCACAGAAATTccacctgcccccaaccccactccgttTTCCACTCCAATGTTGTCAGAGTTCCTTGGTGCCACACTCTAAAATACAGCCTTAATGTTGAGAGCAAGTACACTCACTTCACCTCTAaatttcagctcttttgtccatatttgaaccaagactgtatgACATCAGGagctaggagaaagcgaggactgcagatactggagatcagagttgggagtgtggtgctgaaaaagcacagcaggttcagcaacatctaaggagcaggagaatcggtgtttcgggcacaagcccttcctgatgaggGCTCTCGACAGTgacatcaggagctgagtggtagcctggtgaaacccaaacagGGTGCCAGTGAGCAAATTATAGCTAAGCGAGGGCTGCGttatagcattgttgatgacgtTTTCCGTCACTTGTGATAATTGACAGTAGGCTGGCAGGATGGTATTTAGTCAGATTGATGCAAATTTTTAACCACTGGACCAGCTTGGCTAGGGACataagacttgtgctccagaatcaGTTCAGAactattgctagaatgttgtcagggacccacagcctttgcagtatccagtaccttcagCAGTTTCTTGAGATTACATGGCTGAATATCTGTGATGCTAGAGACCCCCAGAGGAGACCAGATAGATCATCAGATAGACACTTTGGCTGAGATCTTGTTGGAAATGTTTCAGCCTAAtttttttgcattgatgtgctagGTTCCCCCAATATCAAGGATGGAATTGTTTGTACAGCCTTCTCCACCAGTGtaatgtttaattgtccaccaccaatcATGACATGTTGTGAAAGGACTGTGTAACTTAAGATTGTATATGACGACTGTAGAACTGCTTAGCTCTATCATTGCTATTTTTGCTTTTTGGTATACAAGTAGTTCCACGTTGTAGCTTCACCAATTTGACACTTCTATCTTAGGTATGTGCAGTAATGCTCCTCTTGCACTCTTCACAAAAGTttcaaggagaaaaaaaaacttttagaaAATTACAAATTTTGACCTTTGCTGGGGCGATTACTGTGTACGATTCACAGggggagaggaagtggtggccaGCTGGTGAGTGTTGGAGTAAGACTAAAGGTAATGAGTGCATATCTTCTCTGTTCATATGATGTTAAACTGAAGCGAAACTTAGCCAACTGGGAAAACCTATTAAAACACCAGCAAATTTTCCAGACAATCCCATGAAGAGTAATAAGACAGATAACTGCATAAACCACCGATATTCTTTTGTAACAACCACTTTAGATTACCTTGTTCTGATTGAAGAGTCTTTGGTCATACTGTATTTCAGTTGACGCACGTGGATTTGGTACACCCAAGGCAATTAGTTCACTGATGTCTCGGTCCTGATCCCTTTGCAGCTTGGACCTGATATTTAAATAAGTAGAATTACTTATACAGCAGATTTAGTGCACAGTGGTGTTGTGGGTTAGAGGATATTAGAAAGCTTCATTCTCCACAATTACAAAATTTCTGAAATATGCTAAACCTCACTTAACTAAGGCATATTTGAAATGATACCAGTTGGCTCGAAAGATGAACTTACATTGCTTCCAACAGCCTTTACTAATGTCAGCCTGTGCTCAGTGGTAACACTGTCTACTCAAAGCCAGGGTGTTGTGGGTTCAAGGACCATTCTAGACTTAAGCACAAAAGCCATGCTGATATTTCAATGGAGTGTTACCAGCACAAGTTTTTGTAAAAGAAGAATGTCATTCACAAGTAGTACTGGGCTTATATGCTTAACAGGCTAAGATTCCATGTCAATATTTGAAAGAGAAGGGATTTTCTGATGCATAGTCAAATAATTATTTGTCAAAGATGAgcaccaaaacattaacttgttACTTTTGTCAATGCTGCATGTGGGGCCTTGCTGTGCTTAAGATGAATACTATATTTCACTACAAGCCTAGAAAATAACAGTGAGTGCACTCCCTGCCTATAAACCCGCAGGATGTGAAAAGTACTATATAATTGCAAGTTTCTTTCTAGAAAAAAAAGTGATAACCTCTAGGCCAAAGGTTTTGAGGTGAGAAAATCATGTTACTTTCTATAACATGCACTGATCCAATGCTCAAATAAGCAACATTTCTCAAAAATTCATCATAATTGTTATCTATTAGTTCTTAGGTACCTCTTATCTGGGGCAGCTCGAGCAAGATTGCGATCGTGCTGTCGTTCTTTTCGTCTTTCATGTCGAATTTCATCTCGCTCTCTTGTCTCATTTTCCTCTTTAGAAAAAAAACAAtacttttatgaataaaatataaaaaaTGATTTTTGTTTAAACAAAAGAAGGCTATTCTTTGTCTTAGACTACTGAAATGAATAGAAATGAAAACGTTTTGGATGTATTCTCCTTCAACGGGATGCAAATTAATGGTTTAAGGAAGTTTACaaattagaaataaaacaaaCCCCTTAAATGGCTCAGATTTGTTGCATCATGCAGTTATTTTCTGTTTGTGATGTCCTTAAGAACATATATAAGAAGTCACATGGTCAAACCAAACTGAGATTATAACCTTTTGGAGGCCAGAGCTTGAAAAGGTGGTAATAAACTGACTACATTGTCTGCACATACTGGTTTGAGTAACATTAGCTTGGGACAACAGATTGCCCAAGAGTGGCACTAGAAAATATGAAACTGagctgattttatttttgaagttGCATTTAATTTAAGGATTTGAACTATAAAGGAAACATGGTTCATCAATACTGAATATGCAGTTGCCAACAATTTTGCAGAAACCAGATTTAATAATCTACAACATCAGGGTGCTTTCTGCTCTCAAAAAAGCTTACTTGACAGTCTTTGAACTTAAAAGAATTACAAGTTTGTGAAATGGAGGCACAATAAGATGGATGTAATGCAAATGTTGGTCTTCCTTTACAAATGTCTCATACCTTTCTCTATATGAGTCTTGATACCAGCTCTCCTCTCCCTGGCAATCTGAGCCAATTCTCGGAgcttctcttccttcttctctttctccttttgAGCCATTTTCCTTTCAACTTGTGCTCGCATCTCTACAGCTTCACGAGCCTGTGTACAGAACATAAGTCAGCTAGGGAATAAATTGCTTCTAATGACCTTCACAGGTTAAGCATGGAGATCACACGAACTAGCATATATCTCACAACATTTCAGAAGTTCAAAAAAAATTTACCTTTCTGTCTGCAATGTAAAGAGCCTCTGCAAGCTTAGCAAAGTTCTCATTAATGTGAACCGTTTGAAGTCCTCGGCCATCAGCAGCCAGACGTTTGTCCAAAGGAATTGTATAGCCCTGGaacacacaaagtgcacaaagtagagttgtaaaaaaaaatgatgcGTCCAGTATCTCAATCAGATAATTAAGGCAATACAAGccctttttaataaaaaaaagggaaTGCAGATCCTCAAGGTTTGGCCAGCTAACTCAGTTCAGGAGTCTCAATTTTCAACTTTCAACTGTTATTTTACTGAGGCTTTCGATAAGGAGTTGTACAGTCTCATTTGGAAGTCTCCATGCTTTTTGATCAGCAATGTAAACTTCACGAGTTAAGTCTTCTGGACCAGAGGGAAAAAAATCCTACCAATTCAAGAACTGGCTGCCGTCCTCAGTCCAAATATATTACAAAGTTTTACACAGAAATTCAATGCGAAGAAACCAACAAAATACTGAATACAAGCATTGAGTTCATTGGAGTAGTTCTTCACTGAATGATAAAGCTTGTCAATATATTAGTGTAGGTGAAtgaattatttttgtttaattaCGGATCAACCACTGAAGCCTTGGTTCAACATTTCAATTAAGTGCAATTTTCAACTTCCTTGGTATGAGCTTGGAGTCACATTTCAGCAGATTGAGGAACATTTGTACAATCCTAACTGAATATAATGACAAGAACATTTACCTTAAGGTTCTATCAGATTGACAAATTTCCTGTAAGCAGAAATGCTGAGGACATCTAGCTCATTGAGAGAGGTCTTCCATGTGTGTACCTCAAGCACTGTGTTTTGTGAGATCAACTTAAATCAAAATCAGTGATTGGTATAGTAAGAGACAAATGTGGGATTTGGGTTAGTTCAGTGTAAGGCAGACTGAGAGGATACTCTGATCTTTACTAAGTCCCACATTCCCATTTCCTTTTTATAGGTGGTCAGCACTTCTTGATCCACATGACCAATCCTCATCTTTCAAACTGCATTGCTATCTTTTGTGGTAAAAGTTTTTTTCCCCCTAGGGTACTCGAAGCTAAATATATAAACCAGTTCGGTTTTTAGAATGTCAATGGATTAAATTTTATCCAAACTAGCTAGTGATATTAAGATCTCTGCAAATGCATGTTCAACTTTCTTATGGCAGAACACACTCTTTAAGACACATCTTACACTGAAGCTTTTAATTGAATCTCAATTAAACATTTTTACTTACAGCATTTTTTTGCACTGAACTGAACAAGGTGAATTTTATTTTAGGGAAAGATGATGGTTTAGAGGTAATATGACTAGGTTAATAATCCAAAGACAAAAGCTTTGGAAATATAGATTCAAATACCACCACAGCTGTTATAATTAAAACTTCAATTAATAGATATGGAATAGAAAGCAGATTTCAGTACCAGCATCATGAAACAATCATATAAACTATCAAGTTTACCaaagccctttagggaaggaaatccgctgtccttgcctggtctggtcaAAATGGAATACCAGACCTAGAGGAAGCTTGTTATCTCTTACATATTCTCTGAAATGGttcagcaagccactcagttcaaaggcaattagagatAAATAACAAACACTGACCTTGCCACTGATGCTGACATTtcatgaaacaaaaaacaaaactaCCAACCCAATAGCACCATCtgaattatttcacatttttcatTGGCATATTTGAAGTGAAAATTGAATTATAATTAAGTTTACACCAGATACAAATACTTATAAGTAAATGCAAAAAGGTGAGACTTTTTGTTTACCTTTGCGTTCTTCCAGTTTGATATGCATGGAGGAATCTTCCACTCTTGCTGTTCTTTCACAGTCATCTAACACAGAGATCAAAATGCTGTATTAAAGGAACCAACAAGTTCAAACAAGGAATTTCACAGCAGAACTGACTTGATAAAATAAATATATTATTGTGGCAGCTTAAGGGTCTCATCATTTAGGAAAAAAAAACGTCCTCAAATGCATATCACAAAGCATTTGTTCtgaattatttttaatttgcAACTACTTGAAAACTGTTGTTACGCAGGTAAATGTGTAACCAGCAAGATCTCAGAAACAGTTAACTAAATGACTCAGTTAAATGGTCAAGGTGAGAGAACTTAGAACACTCAGAGAAGTGCCACCTGTTTAAGTAGTAGCATGTGATCCTTTGTTCTATGTAGCCAGGAGATGCCACTTTGGCTTCATGCAAGAAATCAGTGTACAGTAATGTCAGCCTAACACATCTTTTAAGAGGCTCAGTATTTTGGTGTTAAGGTGACAAACAGCCAGAGGTTACAACACTACAAATTGTGATTTGATCCACTTAATTTGCTTTGCCCACATCTTTTAGGTATTTTAGTTTTATCCACTTGCCTGTTAAAAGCTAATATTGACTGTCTGTTCTAATGACAGCTCtgtgttttaaaataataaactcCAGCCCATGTCTTTGATCTTTTGATCATCTTACAAATGATCCAATTTAGTTGCTGGCCCATCAATTGTTATCTAGCATCTCTTATACTACTATGCCTGTGAATGAGAGCCAGCTGCAATGATCAAAATAGGTTGCTGTTACACCTTAGAAAACAAGTGGACACATGTAATTCACTTGGATCACTATTTTCATGATTTGGAAGGAGACAGATTGACAGAACAATAAGTTGAAAATGGATTATGCAAATGTCTGGTGGTTCCAAGTCATTTTTAATGTAGTGAGTGATTGGCATCTGTAATGTACTGCCTGTGTGTGAGATGAAGGTTGGTTCAATCATGTTATGTTAACGGGAATTAGACTTTTCTTAAAATGTATAATGTGTAGCATTACAGGGAGCAGGCAGATGAATGACACTGTGCATTTTAAGGGCCAATGCAAATATGATGGCTGTCCTGTGCTGTGACTATCCTGTGACTATGAATATTTGACCCTCAATACCCCTCAGAGTGCACAGCAACATTCATATCTTTTAGATATTTGATTGTCCCAGTAATTATTATCTTTAATCCAGCCCCAGATTGCCCAAGAAAatcaaacatattttaaaaataaggttaTGAGTTGCTTTGCTGCGAAGTATTTTGTTTCACCATTGAAAGTTTCAAGGCACTTTGGGCTGTTAGCAGTAATTGCTGATCTGATCTATCACTCCACATGTATTAGATTTGGCAAGTTTTACCTTTCTGGCAAAAGATAACACAGCAACTTTTAATTCATCAGCAGTAATCAAGTTTGAATGGCATCAATGTCATTACTCTGATGCAAGGTTTAATTAATTACTCCCAGAGCCGTGGAGCCATCCAAATTTACTTTTCAATCAGGTTTCAATAAAGATATGACACAACAGCTGGACTGACTATTTCTGCTGTTGTGTTAAACTGCTGTAAAGTCCCAAT
It encodes the following:
- the snw1 gene encoding SNW domain-containing protein 1 produces the protein MVAGTFRRKMALTSFLPAPTQLSQDQLEAEEKARSQRVRQTALVASRREPPPYGHRKGWVPRTLEDFGDGGAFPEVHMAQFPLEMGRKKKASNALAIQVDAEGKIKFDAIARQGQSKDKVIYSKFTDLIPKEIINEDDPELQRPDEDSIKELTEKTRSALEKQVSQKVAAAMPVRAAEKLAPAQYIRYTPSQQGVAFNSGAKQRVIRMVEMQKDPMEPPRFKINKKIPRGPPSPPAPVMHSPSRKMTVKEQQEWKIPPCISNWKNAKGYTIPLDKRLAADGRGLQTVHINENFAKLAEALYIADRKAREAVEMRAQVERKMAQKEKEKKEEKLRELAQIARERRAGIKTHIEKEENETRERDEIRHERRKERQHDRNLARAAPDKRSKLQRDQDRDISELIALGVPNPRASTEIQYDQRLFNQNKGMDSGFAGGEDELYNVYDQPWRTGKEMAQNVYRPNKNADKDTYGDDLDTLMKNSRFVPDREFSGTDRRQRREGPVQFEKDEEDPFGLDKFLEEAKQHGGGGSKRPESGRSKEYEHEGKKRRKE